The following DNA comes from Oharaeibacter diazotrophicus.
GCCAACCCTTCTCGGCCTCGCGCACCGAGCGCAGCACCGGCAGCAGCTTCTTGCAGACCGGGCAGGTGGGCGACAGGAAGAACACCAGCGTCGAGCGTCCGGCGCGCGGCCCGATCGAGACCTCGCCGCCGGTCAGGCTCTTCAGCTGGAACAGCGGGGTCGCCTCGCCGACGCGCGGACCGGAGTCGTTGACGAGCGCGCCCATCGGCGAGATGCGCTCGAACAGCACGCCGACCTGGCGGGCCAGGGCGAACAGCGCCACGATCAGGCCGATCACCACCAGCCAGAGAACGGCGATCACGAACACCAACACGGTCATGTCGAGGAACCCTCGGGAAAACTCGGGGACGCGCCACGGGCCGGTGGAGCCGGTCCGCGGCCGGTGTCAGGGCCTGAGGCGGATGAAGGCCGCGTTGGCGAGGATCTGGTCGGCGAGCAGGAAGGCGACCCAGAGCGCGAAGCCGCAGGCGAGCACCGCCGCGGCCTCGGCCGCGTCGAGGGCCGCCGGCGCCGAGAACAGCCCGAGCGCCGCCACCGCGGCGAGCGCGCCGTTGCGGGCGACCAGCGTCCACGACAGCGGCTGCGGAGCGCCGCCGCAGCCGCACTCGACCCGGTCGCGCCCCGCCCGCATCGCCGCCGCCATGGCACCGGCGTAGACCGCGAACAGGACCAAGGCGAGACCGGCCGCGACCCCGTGCGCCGACGGCACCAGCGTCGAGGCGACCACCGCCAGCTCGGCGGCGACGAGCGCCGCCGACACCGGCTTCACCAGCGGTTCGGCCAAGAGGCCGTAGTCGGCGACGAAGCCGGTGAAGGACGTGAAGTCCCACAGCTTGTGCAGGGCCGCCCGCGCGAACACCAGCGCGGTCATGGCCACCGCGGTGGCCGCGACCAGGGCGAACCAGGGCTCGGTCGTCACGGCGTCACCGTGGCGAGCATGGAGAAGCCGGTGGTCTTGTTCTCGACCGTCTTGGTCAGCGCGTAGCCGGCCTTGGGATCGACGGTGTAGCGGATCACCCGGTAGTCCTCGGTGAGGCCGACCAGCACCGAGGCGTCGGCGCCGTCGACCGCGATGGTGGCGAGTTCCTCGACCGGCGAGCGGCTCAGCACCTTCCTGGTCGCGAGGTCGATCGCCCAGACCTCCTTGGCGAGGTCCTTGTGGCTGCCCTCCTTCGCCTCCGGGTGCATCGACAGGAACAGCACGCCGTTCTTGGCGTCGAGCGCCGCGAGGCCGTAGCTGCCGGGGGCCCAGCCGCCCTCGACGCCCTCGGCGACCGGGAACTTCTCGACGAGCTTCGGCACCGCGGCGCCGTCGGCGACATGGTAGAGGTTGCCGCCGAAGGACGGGAACAGCCAGCCGTCGGACACCTTGACGCCGCTGACGAACAGCGCGTCGGCATCCGGGTCGAACACCTTCTCGGAGCCGGTCTTCTCGGCGGTCTTGCCGTCGGCGCCGAGCGCGAAACGGCTCACCGAGCCGTCGCCGCACAGCATCGAGAAGGCGTAGCCCTCGCCGGTGGGATAGACGCCCCAGCAGCCGGGGGTCGGGATCTCCTGGAGCACCGTGCCGGCGACCGGGTCGACCACGGTCACCGAGGCGGCGGGCGTGGCGTTCTGGACGTAGACGTACTTGCCGTCGGCGCTCTGCTGCAGCATCGGCGCGTAGCCGAGCGTCATCGCCGCCTTCGGCGGCAGCGCGATCTCCTTGACGGGCGTCAGCGTCGCCACGTCGAAGACCTGGAGCACCTGCTCGATGTCGCCCCAGGTGATGCGCTTCATGTAGGTGGACTGGGTGTAGGCGGTCTTGCCGCCCGGCGCGAGCAGCATGGTGCCCATGCTGCCGGACGTCATCAGGCCCTTGAAGGCGAGATCGTCCTTGCCGTAGACGGCGATCGAGCCGGCACCCTTCCATTCCTGCTGATAGACGAAGACGTTCGGACCGGGGTCGATCGTCTCCTTCAGCCCGACCGTCTCGGGCTTGAACTCCGCGTCCTCGGCCAGAGCCGGAACCGCGACGGCCATCGCCGCCGCCAGGACCGCCACGCGCTTCATCACCACGGCACCGCCTCCGTTCACGATCCCCAAGAGGCTATGGGGCGGGACGGCCGAACGGCAACGCGAAGAACCGGGCAACGCCTGTCCAAAGTTTCGACGTCTGCCCGTTCGATGGGCGTTCGCAATGGCGGATCCGGATGCGCCGAGGCGCCCTCGCCTACTTCATGCGCAGCGCGAGCCCGGCCGCCATGAACAGCACCCGGTCGGCCCGCGCCGCCACCGCCTGGTTGAGTCGACCCTGGGCGTCGCGGAAGGCGCGGGCGAGCGCGTTGTCCGGCACGATGCCGAGGCCGACCTCGTTCGAGACCGCCACCACCGGCACCGCCAGCCCGGCGAGCGCCGCGACCAGCGCGTCGCCCTCGGCGGCGAGGTCGGCGTCGGCGAGCATGCGGTTGGTGAGCCAGAGGGTGAGGCAGTCGACCAGCACCGGCCGCCCGGCCGCATCGGCGGTCCGCAGCGCGCCGACGAGGTCGTGCGGCGCCTCGATCGTGACCCAGCCGGCGCCGCGGTCCTCGCGGTGGCGGGCGATGCGCTCGGCCATCTCCGCGTCGAAGGCCTCGGCGGTGGCGACGTAGGTCCACGGGGCCGGGCCGGCAGCGCGCACCAGCGCCTCGCCCTGTCGGCTCTTGCCGGAGCGGGCGCCGCCGAGGACCAGGGTGAGGCGATCGGGCGGTGACGTCACGGCGCCGCCTTGGCGCGGCCGGCGATGGCGTCGATGGCGGCGATGCGCCGGCTCGCCTCCTCCCAGGTCTTCTCGGTGACGGCGGCGAGCAGCGCCTCGACGAGGCCGAGCATGGCGGTGAGCGAATCCCAGCGCGAAGGCACCGCGACCCGCGCCGAGACGATGTGGCGGGCGTGCCGCGTCACCGGCGACAGCCACTGGTCGGTGAACAGGATCACCGTCACGCCGCGCCGTGCCGCCGCCTCGGCGAAAACCAGCAGGTCGTCCTGGTATCGGCGGATGTCGAACAGCACCAGGAGGTCCTTCGGTCCGAGGTCGACCAGATGGTCGCGCCAGTTGGCGATCTGGCCGTCGAGGTGGGTGACGCCGGCACGGACCACCTTGAGGTGGACGGCGAGGTGGCGGGCGAGGGAATCGGTGAAGCGGCCGCCGACCGTGGTGACGCTGCGCTTGCGGTCGGCGAGCGCGTCGACCACCGCCTCGAACTCGGCGACCGGCAGGTGGCGGAAGGTCTCGGCGAGATTCTGCGCCAACGCCCCGGCGAACAATTCGTAGGAGCCGCCGACCGCCGCCTCCGGCGCGGCGAAGCGGGCCTTCATCAACGGCGACTGGCTCTGCTTGTCGAGTTCGTCGCGCAGGGCCCGCTGGAAGTCGGGATAGCTCGAGAAGCCGAGCCGGCCGACGAAGCGCAGCACCGTCGGCGCGCTGACCGCCGCCCGGCGGGCGAACTCGGCCACCGTCTCGAGGCCGGCGACCGGGTAGTTGGCGAGCAGCACGTGGGCCGCCTTGCGCTCGGTCGGCGTGAAGCGGTGCATCTCCTCGCGGATGCGCTCGCCGATGGTGAGATCCCCGTTCCCCGCCGCGTTCATCGGCCTTCTCCGTCCGCCGCGCCGGCCTCGGCGCCCGGCTTGTAACTCACGTTACAGCAATTGACAGCGATCCAAAACCTGACCACCATGTTACAAAAGGAGGGCGGCTACCGGCCGTCGCGACCGAGAGATTGCCACGGCCCCGCCGCCGAGGGCATCCCGCATCGTCAGGGAACGTCGTGTCCGAGCCAACTTGTCAACCGTTCGCGGTCGAGAACGAGACCGGCCGTGCGCCGGTCGTGATCGTGGTCGACCACGCCTCGAACCACATCCCGCCGCCCTGGGGCGACCTCGGCCTCGGCCCGGCCGAGCGCGAGGCCCACATCGCCTGGGATCCCGGTGCGCTGCCGGTGGCGCGCGCCATGGCGCGGATCCTCGACGCGCCCCTGTTCGCCGCCACGGTGTCGCGCCTCGTGCTCGACCTCAACCGCCCGACCGGCTCGTCGACGCTGATCCCGGCGGTGAGCGAGACGACGGCGATCCCGGGCAACGCGAACCTCTCCGACGCCGACCGCGAGCGCCGTCTCGCCGAGGTCTACCGGCCCTACCACGCCGCGCTCGAGGCCTTCGTCGAGGCCAGCGCGGCGGTCCACGGTCACCGCCTCGCGGTGGTCGCGGTGCACACCTTCACGCCCGTCTACAAGGGCGTGGCGCGCGCCTTGCACGCCGGCATCCTGTTCGATCGCGACGAGCGGCTCGGCCGCGGGGTCGTCGACGAACTGCGCAAGGAGGCCGGCCTCGTGATCGAGGCCAACCAGCCCTACAGCCCGTCCGACGAGGTCTACTGGACGCTCGACCGGCACGCGGTGTCGCGGGGGCTGATGAACGTGATGATCGAGATCCGCAATGACGAGTTGCGGACCGAGGGCGCCCGGCTCGCCTGGGCGCAGCGACTGTCCGGCGCGATAGCCCGAACCATGGGCACCGCCTGACGCCCGGCGTCCGCCACGGCGGGCGCACGGGTGAGGACCTTTCGTGGATCAGGGGCGGCCGGGCGACCGGCCGGCAGAGAACACGGGCCGCGGCATCCGCGGTCGTACTCGTTCAGAGGGGCTCGACGACATGGCTGGCGCTAAAGACGACTACACGGATCACGACAAGAAGGCGGACGTACACCACCTTCACTCGATGGGATACGCGCAGGAACTCGAGCGGCGGATGAGCCAGTTCTCGAATTTCGCGATCTCCTTCTCGATCATCTGCATCCTGTCCGGCGGCATCAACTCGCTGGCGCAGGCGACGTCGGGTGCCGGCGGCATCGGGATCGGCATCGGCTGGCCGCTCGGCTGCGCCATCTCCGGCCTGTTCGCCCTCGCGCTCGCCCAGATCTCGTCGGCCTATCCGACGGCCGGCGGCCTCTATCACTGGGGCTCGATCCTCGGCAACCGCTTCACCGGCTGGCTCGCCGCGTGGCTGAACCTGCTCGGCCTCGTCACCGTGCTCGGTGCCATCAACGTCGGCACCTACTACTTCTTCTTCGGCGCCTTCGGCGGCGCCCTCGGCATGGAGGACACCCTGGTCAACCGGGTGATCTTCCTCGCGCTGATCACCGGTCTGCAGGCCCTGATCAACCACTTCGGCATCGCCCTCACCGCCAAGCTCACGGACTTCTCGGGCTACCTGATCTTCGTCACCGCGATCGTGCTGGCCGTGGTCTGCCTCGCGTCGGCGCCGTCCTACGACTTCGCGCGGTTGTTCACCTTCAAGAACTACTCTGGCGACGCCGGTGCCGGCGTCTGGCCGCAGGTGTCCGACAGCTGGGTGTTCCTGCTCGGCCTGCTGCTGCCGATCTACACCATCACCGGCTACGACGCCTCGGCACACACCTCCGAGGAGACCATGAAGGCCGCCACTTCGGTGCCGCGCGGCATGGTGTCGTCGGTGCTGTGGGCGTCCCTGTTCGGCTACGTCATGCTGTGCGGTTTCGTGCTCATGATCCCCGACATGGATCAGGCCGCCGCGCAGGGCTGGAACGTCTTCTTCTGGGCGATGGACGCGCAGGTCAACCCGACCCTGAAGCAGGTGCTCTATCTCGCCATCTTCGTCTCGCAGTTCCTTTGCGGTCTGGCGACGGTGACCTCGGTGTCGCGCATGATCTTCGCCTTCGCCCGCGACGGCGGCCTGCCGGCGTCGAAGGCCCTGTCGACGGTCAGCCCGAAGCACCGCACCCCGGTGACCGCGATCTGGACCGGCGCGATCCTGTCGGTGCTGTTCGTCTGGTTCACCTCCGAGATCACGATCGCCGGCGCTTCGGCCTATTCCATCGTGGTCAGCTGCACCGTCATCTTCCTGTTCCTGTCCTTCGCCGTGCCGATCGGCCTCGGCATCGTCACGGCGGGAACCGCCAAGTGGCCGAAGATGGGGCCGTGGAACCTCGGCGTCGGCACGTTCAAGCTGATTTCCGTCCTGGCGCTGGTCGCGATGGTGGTGATCTTCCTGATCGGCGTGCAGCCGCCGAACGACTGGGCGCTGTGGATCACCGTCGGCTTCCTGGTGATCACCGCCGTCGTCTGGTTCGCCTTCGAGAACCGCCGCTTCCAGGGCCCGCCGATCGGCGACGTCATCAAGAAGCGTCAGGCCGAGATCGCGGCCGCCGAAAAGGCCGTCGGCGAAATCTGACGCGCCCGAACCGAAACCGGAGGTCGCGCGGCGGGTGTTCCCCGCGCGCCCTCCCCGCCCGCACGACGGCGGAGACCGTCAACGAGAAGACGAATTCCAAAGGGGAACGAGGTCGAACATGCCCGGCAACCTGACGATCGACGAACTGAAGCAGGAGGTCGCCGCAGGCGCGATCGACACCGTCAACGTGGTCTTCATCGACATGCAGGGCCGCCTGATGGGCAAGCGGTTCCACGCCGCCCACTTCCTCGACGCCCACGACGAGACCCACGCCTGCAACTACCTGCTGACCGTCGACATCGACATGGAGCCGGTGCCCGGCTACAAGGCGGCGAGCTGGTCGAAGGGCTACGGCGACTTCGTGCTGAAGCCCGACCTCGCCACCCTGCGCCGCACGCCCTGGCTGCCCGGCACCGCGCTGGTGATCTGCGACGTCCAGGACCATCACCACCACGACCTGCCGCACTCGCCGCGCGCGCTCCTGAAGAAGCAGATCGCTCGCCTCGACGCCAAGGGTTGGAAGGCCTACATGGCCTCCGAGCTCGAGTTCTACCTGTTCGACGAGACCTACGCCTCGGCCGGCGAGAAGAACTGGAAGCAGCTCAAGACCTTCACCTCCTACATCGAGGACTACGGCATCCTGCCGACCACGATGGAGGAGCCGTTCATGCGGGAGATCCGCAACAAGCTCTCCGCCGCCGGCATCCGCGTCGAGAATTCCAAGGGCGAATGGGGTCCGGGGCAGGAGGAGATCAACGTCCGCTACGCCGACGCCCTCACGATGGCCGACGAGCACGCCATCATGAAGACCGGCATCAAGGAGATGGCCCACCTGCAGGGCAAGGCCGTCACCTTCATGTCCAAGTACGCCTACGACCTCGCCGGCTCGTCCTGCCACGTCCACCAGTCGATCTGGTCCAAGGACGGCGCGCCGCTGTTCCTCGACAAGGCCGCCGAGTTCGGCATGTCCGCGCTGATGCGGCAGTATCTCGCCGGCCTCCTCGTCCACGCCCGCGAGATCACCTGGTTCCTGGCGCCCTACATCAACAGCTACAAGCGTTTCCAGGTCGGCACCTTCGCGCCCACCAAGGCGATCTGGAGCCACGACAACCGCACCGCCGGCTTCCGCCTCGTCGGCGAGGAGACCAAGGCGATCCGCGCCGAGTGCCGCATCGGCGGCGCCGACATCAACCCGCATCTCGCCTACGCGGCGATGATGGCGGCCGGCCTCGCCGGCATCGAGGGCGGCTACGAGCTCGAGCCTGCCTTCACCGGCGACGCCTACCACGGCGCCGGCATCCGCGAGATCCCGAAGACGCTGCGCGAGGCGATCGAGACGCTGAAGGGCTCGGAAATGCTGCGCAAGGCCTTCGGCGACGACGTGATCGAGCACTACGTCCACACCGCCGAGTGGGAGCAGTTCGAATACGACCGCCGCATCACCGACTGGGAGCTGAAGCGCGGCTTCGAGCGGTATTGAGGGGCGCCGCGGAACGGCGCATATCCTTGGTCGAACGGACGCGAAGGCCGTCGTCGGAGGCGCAGATGGGACGCTCCACCCTGAAAGAGTTCCTCGAGGCCGCGGAACACGACCGGTTCGCCCTGTCGTTCCGGCAGGTCGAAGTGCTCCTCGGGGAGGCCCTGCCGCCATCGCTGCGGACCGGCGAGGGCTGGAAGAACCCGCAGGCCGACGCGGTCGCCGTGCTCGACGACATGGAAGGCGCGGGCTTCGTGGCCGCCGAGGTCGATCCCGTCGACGGCCGGGTGGTGCTCCAGCGCACCACCCGTCTCGACGACGACCGGCTGGAGCCGGCGAGCGAGGCGCCGCGCTACGACGAGTTCGGGCGCCGCCGCCGGCGGCATCCGGCCTTCGGTCTCCTCAAGGGCTTCATCACGGTGGAGCCGGGTTACGACCTGACCCGCCCCTTGTTCGAGGACTCCTACTGGGACGAGCGGATGGACGAGAAATACGGTGCCTGACCCTCTGCTCGTCGACACCTGCGCGGCGATCTGGATCCTCGAGGACGGACCGTTGTCGCCGGCGAGCATCACCGCCTTGGACACGGCGTTCGACCAGGGTCTCGCGACCTTCGTGTCGACCGTGACGGCGTGGGAGATCGGAATGCTGCTGTCGAAGGGGCGTCTCACGATGCGCCGTAACGCACTGTCGTCCTATCGGATGCTGCTCGACGACGCGGGCATGACCGAACACGCCATGACGCCGGAGATCCTGATCGCCTCATCGAACCTGCCGGGAACCCCGCCCCGCGATTCGTTCGACCGGATCGTCGTCGCGACGGCGCGGACCTCCCGCCTCACCATCCTCACGCGCGACCGCCTGATCCTCGGCTATGCCGAGGCCGGGCACGTCGCCGCCATCGCCTGTTGAGACTGACGAGACCATCATGACCGAAACGATGAAGCTCATCTCCCCCGTCGACGGCTCGCTCTACGCCGAGCGGCCCGTCGCGTCCGAGGCGGAGATCGCGCGGGTGTTCTCCGCGGCCCGCGACGCCCAGAAGGCCTGGGCCGCGCTGCCGCTCGACACCCGCATCGCCTACTGCCTGAAGGCCCTCGACGCCATGCTCGCCATGCGCGCCGAGATCGCCGAGGAGCTGACCTGGCAGATGGGCCGGCCGATCCGCTACACGCCCTACGAGCTCAACGGCGTCGAGGTGCGCACCCGCCACATGGCGAAGATCGCCGCCGAGAGCCTCGCCCCGCTCGATTCCGGCCTCGAGAACGGCACCTCCGGCGCCCATCGCAAGATCACCCGCGAGCCGCTCGGCGTGGTGTTCGTGCTGGCGCCGTGGAACTACCCCTATCTCACCACCGTCAACTCTGTGATGCCCGCCCTGATGGCCGGCAACACGGTGGTGCTGAAGCACTCCGACCAGACGCTGCTGGTCGCCGAACGCTTCCAGCGGGCCTTCGACGCCGCCGGCCTGCCGAAGGGCGTCTTCCAGAACGTCGTGCTGAACCACGACCAGTCCGGACGGATCATCGCCTCGCGCCTCGTCGACATGGTCGCCTTCACCGGCTCGGTCGCCGGCGGCGAGGCGATGGAGCGCGCGGCGGTCGGCAAGTTCCTGCCGATCAACCTCGAGCTCGGCGGCAAGGACCCGGCCTACGTCCGGCCCGACGTCAAGATGCAGTTCGCGATCGAGAACGTCGCCGACGGCGCATTCTTCAACTCGGGACAGTGCTGCTGCGGCATCGAGCGCGTCTACGTCCACGAGAAGGTCTACGACGAGTTCGTCGAGGGCATCGTCGCCTTCGCCAAGCAATACGTGCTCGGCAACCCGACCGACCCGTCCGTGACGCTCGGGCCGCTGGCCCGTGCCCGTCAGGCCGCCTTCGTGCGCGGCCAGATGGAGGCCGCGGTGCGCGCCGGCGCCAAGGCGCACATCGACCCGAAGTCCTTCGCCGCCGACGCGGCCGGCACGCCCTACCTTGCCCCGCAGATCCTCACCGACGTGAACCACCAGATGGAGTTCATGACCGAGGAGACCTTCGGCCCTGCCATCGGCATCATGAAGGTGCGCGACGACGAGGAGGCGGTGCAGCTGATGAACGACAGCCGCTACGGCCTGACCTGCTCGCTGTGGACCGAGGACCTCGACGCCGCCGAGGCGATCGGCGCCCGCCTCGAGACCGGCACGGTCTACGTCAACCGCTGCGACTATCTCGACCCCGCCCTGACCTGGACCGGCGTCAAGGACACCGGCCGCGGCGCCTCGCTGTCGCCGCTCGGCTTCCACGGCCTGACCCGGCCGAAGAGCTGGTACGTCCGCAAGGCCCCGGTCTGAGCCCGAGGGGAGCGGCGCGGCCGCTCCCCGATATCTTCTCCCCCAGGGGAGCCGGCCGCGCCGCTCCCCGCCGGCAGCCGGACCCGATGCCGGCACGTAAATCCTGGATCGTGGGGCATTCCGCCGCCCCGGCGGGCCGGTGCATCCTGCCACCGCCGCGGCGCCGCCCCGATCCGTGGATCGCCCTTCACGGGGGATCCGCCAGAGCCGCCGACGGGAGACCGGCACGCCGGACGCCTCCCGCACCCAGAGACACCGAACGCCAACTGGACCGACGACGATGACCATCCGCGCCAACTGGAACTACCCCAACGCCGTGCGCTTCGGCGCCGGCCGCATCAAGGAACTCGCCGAGGCCTGCAAGGTCGCCGGCATCAAGCGGCCGCTGTTCGTGACCGACCCGGGCCTCGTCAACCTGCCGATGACCCACGCGGCGATCCAGGTGCTGCGCGACGCCCACCTCGTCACCGCGGTGTTCTCCGACGTCAAGGGCAACCCGGTCGAGAGCAACGTCTACGCCGGCATCGACGTGCTGCGCGCCAACAAGTGCGACGGCGTCGTCTGCTTCGGCGGCGGCTCGGCGCTCGACGTCGGCAAGGTCATCGCCTTCATGGCCGGCCAGACCCGTCCGATGTGGGACTTCGAGGACATCGGCGACTGGTACACCCGCGCGGACCCGGCC
Coding sequences within:
- the mauD gene encoding methylamine dehydrogenase accessory protein MauD: MTVLVFVIAVLWLVVIGLIVALFALARQVGVLFERISPMGALVNDSGPRVGEATPLFQLKSLTGGEVSIGPRAGRSTLVFFLSPTCPVCKKLLPVLRSVREAEKGWLDVVLASDGEADKHRRFVETADLSSFPYVLSTELGLAYRVARLPFAVVIDHTGVVRAKGLVNSREQLDSLFNAIDMGVDSIQTYIDGRAAVRPATLEGV
- a CDS encoding amino acid permease, which produces MAGAKDDYTDHDKKADVHHLHSMGYAQELERRMSQFSNFAISFSIICILSGGINSLAQATSGAGGIGIGIGWPLGCAISGLFALALAQISSAYPTAGGLYHWGSILGNRFTGWLAAWLNLLGLVTVLGAINVGTYYFFFGAFGGALGMEDTLVNRVIFLALITGLQALINHFGIALTAKLTDFSGYLIFVTAIVLAVVCLASAPSYDFARLFTFKNYSGDAGAGVWPQVSDSWVFLLGLLLPIYTITGYDASAHTSEETMKAATSVPRGMVSSVLWASLFGYVMLCGFVLMIPDMDQAAAQGWNVFFWAMDAQVNPTLKQVLYLAIFVSQFLCGLATVTSVSRMIFAFARDGGLPASKALSTVSPKHRTPVTAIWTGAILSVLFVWFTSEITIAGASAYSIVVSCTVIFLFLSFAVPIGLGIVTAGTAKWPKMGPWNLGVGTFKLISVLALVAMVVIFLIGVQPPNDWALWITVGFLVITAVVWFAFENRRFQGPPIGDVIKKRQAEIAAAEKAVGEI
- a CDS encoding aldehyde dehydrogenase family protein; amino-acid sequence: MTETMKLISPVDGSLYAERPVASEAEIARVFSAARDAQKAWAALPLDTRIAYCLKALDAMLAMRAEIAEELTWQMGRPIRYTPYELNGVEVRTRHMAKIAAESLAPLDSGLENGTSGAHRKITREPLGVVFVLAPWNYPYLTTVNSVMPALMAGNTVVLKHSDQTLLVAERFQRAFDAAGLPKGVFQNVVLNHDQSGRIIASRLVDMVAFTGSVAGGEAMERAAVGKFLPINLELGGKDPAYVRPDVKMQFAIENVADGAFFNSGQCCCGIERVYVHEKVYDEFVEGIVAFAKQYVLGNPTDPSVTLGPLARARQAAFVRGQMEAAVRAGAKAHIDPKSFAADAAGTPYLAPQILTDVNHQMEFMTEETFGPAIGIMKVRDDEEAVQLMNDSRYGLTCSLWTEDLDAAEAIGARLETGTVYVNRCDYLDPALTWTGVKDTGRGASLSPLGFHGLTRPKSWYVRKAPV
- a CDS encoding amine dehydrogenase large subunit, which produces MKRVAVLAAAMAVAVPALAEDAEFKPETVGLKETIDPGPNVFVYQQEWKGAGSIAVYGKDDLAFKGLMTSGSMGTMLLAPGGKTAYTQSTYMKRITWGDIEQVLQVFDVATLTPVKEIALPPKAAMTLGYAPMLQQSADGKYVYVQNATPAASVTVVDPVAGTVLQEIPTPGCWGVYPTGEGYAFSMLCGDGSVSRFALGADGKTAEKTGSEKVFDPDADALFVSGVKVSDGWLFPSFGGNLYHVADGAAVPKLVEKFPVAEGVEGGWAPGSYGLAALDAKNGVLFLSMHPEAKEGSHKDLAKEVWAIDLATRKVLSRSPVEELATIAVDGADASVLVGLTEDYRVIRYTVDPKAGYALTKTVENKTTGFSMLATVTP
- a CDS encoding MauE/DoxX family redox-associated membrane protein, which encodes MTTEPWFALVAATAVAMTALVFARAALHKLWDFTSFTGFVADYGLLAEPLVKPVSAALVAAELAVVASTLVPSAHGVAAGLALVLFAVYAGAMAAAMRAGRDRVECGCGGAPQPLSWTLVARNGALAAVAALGLFSAPAALDAAEAAAVLACGFALWVAFLLADQILANAAFIRLRP
- a CDS encoding N-formylglutamate amidohydrolase encodes the protein MSEPTCQPFAVENETGRAPVVIVVDHASNHIPPPWGDLGLGPAEREAHIAWDPGALPVARAMARILDAPLFAATVSRLVLDLNRPTGSSTLIPAVSETTAIPGNANLSDADRERRLAEVYRPYHAALEAFVEASAAVHGHRLAVVAVHTFTPVYKGVARALHAGILFDRDERLGRGVVDELRKEAGLVIEANQPYSPSDEVYWTLDRHAVSRGLMNVMIEIRNDELRTEGARLAWAQRLSGAIARTMGTA
- a CDS encoding glutamine synthetase family protein; protein product: MPGNLTIDELKQEVAAGAIDTVNVVFIDMQGRLMGKRFHAAHFLDAHDETHACNYLLTVDIDMEPVPGYKAASWSKGYGDFVLKPDLATLRRTPWLPGTALVICDVQDHHHHDLPHSPRALLKKQIARLDAKGWKAYMASELEFYLFDETYASAGEKNWKQLKTFTSYIEDYGILPTTMEEPFMREIRNKLSAAGIRVENSKGEWGPGQEEINVRYADALTMADEHAIMKTGIKEMAHLQGKAVTFMSKYAYDLAGSSCHVHQSIWSKDGAPLFLDKAAEFGMSALMRQYLAGLLVHAREITWFLAPYINSYKRFQVGTFAPTKAIWSHDNRTAGFRLVGEETKAIRAECRIGGADINPHLAYAAMMAAGLAGIEGGYELEPAFTGDAYHGAGIREIPKTLREAIETLKGSEMLRKAFGDDVIEHYVHTAEWEQFEYDRRITDWELKRGFERY
- a CDS encoding type II toxin-antitoxin system VapC family toxin codes for the protein MPDPLLVDTCAAIWILEDGPLSPASITALDTAFDQGLATFVSTVTAWEIGMLLSKGRLTMRRNALSSYRMLLDDAGMTEHAMTPEILIASSNLPGTPPRDSFDRIVVATARTSRLTILTRDRLILGYAEAGHVAAIAC
- a CDS encoding MurR/RpiR family transcriptional regulator; the protein is MNAAGNGDLTIGERIREEMHRFTPTERKAAHVLLANYPVAGLETVAEFARRAAVSAPTVLRFVGRLGFSSYPDFQRALRDELDKQSQSPLMKARFAAPEAAVGGSYELFAGALAQNLAETFRHLPVAEFEAVVDALADRKRSVTTVGGRFTDSLARHLAVHLKVVRAGVTHLDGQIANWRDHLVDLGPKDLLVLFDIRRYQDDLLVFAEAAARRGVTVILFTDQWLSPVTRHARHIVSARVAVPSRWDSLTAMLGLVEALLAAVTEKTWEEASRRIAAIDAIAGRAKAAP
- the cobU gene encoding bifunctional adenosylcobinamide kinase/adenosylcobinamide-phosphate guanylyltransferase: MTSPPDRLTLVLGGARSGKSRQGEALVRAAGPAPWTYVATAEAFDAEMAERIARHREDRGAGWVTIEAPHDLVGALRTADAAGRPVLVDCLTLWLTNRMLADADLAAEGDALVAALAGLAVPVVAVSNEVGLGIVPDNALARAFRDAQGRLNQAVAARADRVLFMAAGLALRMK